In the Salvia miltiorrhiza cultivar Shanhuang (shh) chromosome 8, IMPLAD_Smil_shh, whole genome shotgun sequence genome, CATGTTGAGGGCAACCTATTTAGTACTTGATGAGGCTGATAGAATGTTTGATCTTGGTTTTGAGCCTCAGATAAGGTCAATAGTGGGTCAAATAAGGCCAGACCGTCAGACATTACTCTTTTCAGCAACTATGCCTCGAAAAGTTGAAAAGCTTGCTAGGGAGATTCTCTCTGATCCCGTGAGAGTAACCGTAGGAGAGGTTGGTATGGCCAATGAGGATATTACCCAAATTGTCCATGTGTTGCCATCAGATGCAGAAAAGTTACCGTGGCTTCTTGAGAAGCTTCCTGGAATGATAGATGAAGGGGATGTTCTGGTCTTTGCTTCAAAGAAGGCAGCAGTTGATGAAGTAGAATCACAACTGCTTCAGAGAGGTCTTAAGGTAGCAGCGCTTCATGGTGACAAGGATCAGTCTTCTCGTATGGAGATATTGCAAAAATTCAAGTCTGGAATATACCATGTACTTGTTGCAACTGATGTTGCTGCTCGAGGTCTTGATATCAAGTCCATTAAATCTGTAGTCAACTTTGATATATCTAAAGACATGGACATGCATGTACACCGCATTGGACGGACAGGTCGTGCGGGGGACAAAGATGGAACTGCCTACACCCTGATAACGCAAAAGGAGGCAAGATTTGCTGGTGAATTAGTTAACAGTTTGATTGCTGCTGGTCAAAATGTCTCCCCGGAGCTCATGGATCTTGCTATGAAGGTAATTTACAGGTTTAATTTTGCCTTATAGAGTAACATGGAGGAGAAAAAACTTATGATTTGTGAATTTTGAAACTCCTGGAATActcatatttgtttacattttaAAAACTAAACAGAAAGAAGGCATCACTTGTCTCCATAATGGCTTTGTATATATTGATTACTGTTGGACCATTTGCACTCTTGTTTGCTGTTCAACTGAATATCACATTGTACTTGTTTAATTGATATTTCCTGTGTACACCATAGGATGGGCGGTTCAGATCAAAACGTGATGCACGAAAAGGAGGTATGGAATTCCATTTTGTATGAAATGCTCATGATTTTCATCATATGTTGTTCCAGCGGTCAGGTTTTTATGATGTTGGAAACTCAAGTATTCATGTAGGATTCCATTTTCTGTCATCAAAGTTCCTGTGATGCTGTGTCTTGTATCATGCTGCATATTTCATCTAATTTAAAGAGCATATATGAACCTGtatcaatttataaattaacgTTATTGGTGTTCTGAGAATGTATCCTACGTATGCAGCCGCAGGTGGTAAAAGAGCTAAAGGAAggggtggcggtggcggtggcggtggcggaaGAGGAGTCCGTGGCGTGGACTTCGGTTTGGGGATTGGGTATAATCCCGAATCAAAGGTTGAATCAACTCCCGCACCTAGTCGTTCTGCGACAGTTAATTCACTGAGGACAGGGATGATGGCACAATTCCGAAGCAACTTTGTCGCTGCATCATCGACTTCTCAGGATCAATTCAGTTCAGGAACACGACCCAATAATCGACCGGTTCTGCGTGGCTTTGTGTCTGGTGGGACTATTGGGGGTGACGTGCCTCCCGCAAAAGTACAGAGTGTGATACCTACAACATCTGCATCAAATACTACCCCTAACTCGGGAGAAATTAGAAAGCAGACACATTCTGAAAGGTGACTTTCTAATGCTCAAGCTGAATGTGTATATATTCCATTTAAGCtcattttttgttaattttgcTTTCACATGTCTCATTTTATCGCCAAATCGacttattttttctattttgtgcTGCTATCAGAGATAAAGCAAGAGAAAGACGAAGGCCCTCTGGCTGGGATCGTTAGTGCATGAAGGCTAAAACTATCTTGTTACAAGAAACACTTGACAAGTTCCATTTTGGTGCTGTTGTATTGCCTGTAAGTGCATTCCTCATTCGATACAATGTATTATCAGAGTTTCTTATACGGGAGGTTCGTCCGATGCATgccacatcatcatcatcgttcCAACGTTATTTAGTTAAAAGAAATTGTATTCTCGGAAGGAACTTTTGTGGGAGGTTTGCATTGAGTTGAAGTAAGTAGCTTCTTTCTGCAAATCTCATGTTGAATGATGATGAATTTCATTTGATATAGTAAAGTATATATGTTGAATTGTATATCTGCGTTAGTTTGCATGATATATATTATGAGGTAGTCGGAGTCTACTACGCCTTAGGACATTTTGAAACGTCGCTGGGGGTGCTGGCGCTGTTGATCTCCTTCCGTCGAATAGCTTTAGGGCATATTTGAAGGCATGGCTCTTTGAGTGCAGTATCATCTTCTGGTGGAGGAGGTTTCATCCCAAATTTGAACTGTCAAAACAATTATCACTAGTTCTTgagtttgtttttgtttttgaataTGTATTGAGGGAAGAGGCATGTTGATTGAAAAGGTAAGTATACCTGACAGCTATAATCGTTGAAGTTGGGCTCCATCACTAAAGGAACTCCCatgcaatccttgaagaaggtCTACAACAGTCGCAACAAAATCGTATTTGGGAATACAAAatccaaaattcaaaattcgaaTCAATTCATTTGAAATACAGTTAAATTTCAAATCCCTCCATCCAAACACACTCTTGTATGATTGAGCATTTGAAGGATAACGAAGCAGAAGCAGCTGTTACGAACCTGTGTAGGGAGCTTACAAGTATTGATGCACACACCAACGCACTTGCTCTCCTCCAAATACTTGCATTTCTCGACGTAGACCTACAAGATCAAACCGGCCTCAACAGAAACAAAATCAGATCGAGCCAGACGCTACACACCCAAGCGAGAATCAAAAGCAGTATTACCCCACTAGGCCACGAAGATCCATCGGGCATCTCGACAGAGTTGACAGTACACGTTCCCATGAGCCATTGACACGAAAGTGCAGTCACTCTTGCTTACAGAAACACAACAGAAAATGCAACCATTCATTGCGTTAGCAGTCAATTGTGAAATTTGGAACATAAGATGTTGCTCCAGTTTGTGAATTTTGAATGCAAACAAGCGTAAGCAATACTCACCAACCATCACAGAGGCGACTTTCCCCCCAGCAATAGGCGAAACAAGCGTTTTGTAGAGCTCCAATAGCCATGGAGGAAACAACGATCTTAATATCCGCACCTACAACAAACATTCACATCATCAGTATACTCTCATAGATTAGGAATTGCACTCGAAACACCAATTAAACATGTGTATGCCATGAAAAAGATGAGTTTAATGTATGTAGAATACTAAGAATAGGAACATGGTAGTAAATGAACTGCTCACACGCTACTAGAAACGGAAACGAAACAAAATTACATATCCAAAACACAGAAAAACTTAAGTTTGGGTGTAACTTCTCTAAATTGAAGAATTTCAGCCAGGAAGTGACACACTGCatccaaaggtagcaaaattcATTCTACTACAAGAACAATATACCCAACAAGAAAACATAGAGGCAGTGCTGTGAATTACAATATTCACTAGTGTATGTGTGATCATATCTGCATCCATAATATGAAACTGCACTGCTTCCATCAAAATGCAGGAAATACTATTTTGACGATGAAAAAGGGAAGAAGATGTTGATACCGCGGCATCTGTAGCTTCAGAGTTGGATCGCCCAACCATTATCCGATGAGCAACATCAATCAATCCATCATATCCAGGTTTCTCAGAGTCCCAACCAATCTCCTGCCAATCAATAATACACTTTCAGCTTTATTCATTTGCAAATTACCTATTAATAATAATGAATCAAGAATCATCACTTAACCTTCATGAAAAAACAAAACGGTCACTTACTAAATAATTAACAAACTCTAGTCTAATTTACAAtcccaacattaaattctaataTATGGTAATATGGAGTATTATTCAGTGCTATTCGTGaacatatattttttcaattacatCTTGAACATATTTTCAATCCAAAATCCACAACCCATGAACAATTCTTCCTCATTGTAACTTATCTTTTCACTTTCATCACAAACACATGATTATCCATTTTTTTGTTCCCGATGCAGCATAGGAGTAAATAGTAACGAAAAACCTCTCTTATTGATTCAAAACTCCTAAAAGTAAACTGCTATGATTAAAAGTTCATGCTGTAGTTAAAAAATCAGCAGAAATTTCTTCAATCATTATTTAATTAACccaaaagaaaaaggaataGTGTAAACAGAAACCAGAGAGAGCAGCGTATTTTAACCTGAGCCATTTTACTGCGAAAAACGTTCAAAAAGACATCATCAATCATCCCGGGCGAATACTCTTTGCTTGAAGTCTTCAACTGAACTGCTTCTACCTGCATCGAACATGATATCGGGAGAAAAATGAGATGATAAATTCCCAAAAATTCATTGAAAAAACTGAAGAGCTGATGCATACAGAATTCGATCGGCTAGAGAAGCAAGAAATTAGAACAGCATGGCTGGTTTTGGGAGAGCGAAGAGAAGGGAGTGAGATGAGTGGGCGGCGGTGGCCGAGAAACGCCATAGCCGGAAAAAATCGCTCGTCAGCTCCGATTTGTAATGGAGCAGAATCAGAAACGTGGAGGAATGTGATAATGGGGAAATGCCGCTTCAGCCCCCAAATGTTCAACAATTTATAATTTGGCCCCATGTGCTCCGATTGTATCGAGTGTGcaataaaattgaatttttttttttttttggatcgggaaaaaattgaattattatcataataagaaaagaagaaaataaataaatactattgTGGAAACATATAAAAGCTTTGCCGAGTTTGCAATAGTCAATTCAA is a window encoding:
- the LOC131000370 gene encoding DEAD-box ATP-dependent RNA helicase 24 isoform X1, with translation MSKRKFGFEGFGINRQATYNFEHSQQPQRLYVPPSSRGGGGEEEDDDIDNIEYADDRETANDVVSDNNNGAAADDDEVDPLDAFMEGLQEEIKAAPPPKAKDKLDKYKDDVEDDPMESFVMAKKDLGLQLAADALHAGYNSDEEVYAAAKAVDAGMLEYDSDDNPVVLDKKKIEPIPPLDHSLIDYEAFNKDFYDEKPSISGMSEQDVAEYRMSLAIRVSGFDVPRPIKTFEECGFSAELMKAIAKQAYEKPTPIQCQALPIVLSGRDIIGIAKTGSGKTASFVLPMIVHTMDQPELAKEEGPIGVICAPTRELAHQIYLEAKKFSKSCGIRVAAVYGGMSKLDQFKELKAGCEIVVATPGRLIDMIKMKALTMLRATYLVLDEADRMFDLGFEPQIRSIVGQIRPDRQTLLFSATMPRKVEKLAREILSDPVRVTVGEVGMANEDITQIVHVLPSDAEKLPWLLEKLPGMIDEGDVLVFASKKAAVDEVESQLLQRGLKVAALHGDKDQSSRMEILQKFKSGIYHVLVATDVAARGLDIKSIKSVVNFDISKDMDMHVHRIGRTGRAGDKDGTAYTLITQKEARFAGELVNSLIAAGQNVSPELMDLAMKDGRFRSKRDARKGAAGGKRAKGRGGGGGGGGGRGVRGVDFGLGIGYNPESKVESTPAPSRSATVNSLRTGMMAQFRSNFVAASSTSQDQFSSGTRPNNRPVLRGFVSGGTIGGDVPPAKVQSVIPTTSASNTTPNSGEIRKQTHSERDKARERRRPSGWDR
- the LOC131000371 gene encoding beta-carotene isomerase D27, chloroplastic, whose product is MGPNYKLLNIWGLKRHFPIITFLHVSDSAPLQIGADERFFPAMAFLGHRRPLISLPSLRSPKTSHAVLISCFSSRSNSVEAVQLKTSSKEYSPGMIDDVFLNVFRSKMAQEIGWDSEKPGYDGLIDVAHRIMVGRSNSEATDAAVRILRSLFPPWLLELYKTLVSPIAGGKVASVMVARVTALSCQWLMGTCTVNSVEMPDGSSWPSGVYVEKCKYLEESKCVGVCINTCKLPTQTFFKDCMGVPLVMEPNFNDYSCQFKFGMKPPPPEDDTALKEPCLQICPKAIRRKEINSASTPSDVSKCPKA